ATTTCAAGTTgtaccacctacaattcacacATTTCTTTAGAAAAAGGTACATACATTAATTACATAACCTAAAATAATTATTTAATTACttataagtttgtttctttcaaacTGAAAATCAAGTAACTTAAAAATAATTGTGTCTattgaaaaattacaaaattgacCTATGAACTATTGATAATTTATAATTATGATGTTATTATACTATGTTATTGTCCATATTGTATGTCTTAGGATCATAGGAGTATATCATATAAACATGTTTTAAGACCATTATATTTACCTTATATGGAAATCCAATCTTCCACGCAGGATTAAAGTAAGGTTATTCATTGCCACCGTGGAATCTGTACTGTTATATGGCTCGGAAACGTGGACCTTAACCAAGTCACTCGAGAAAAGGTTAAATGGCTGTTACACCCGCATGTTACGCGTGTGCCTAAACGTTTCATGGCAGCAAAAGCTTACGAACGAGCAACTGTACCAAGACATACCATCAGTCACCAAGAAAATACAACAGCGCAGATTGAAACTGGCTGGGCATTGTGTTAGACACCCTGAAATCCCTGCACACCATCTTGTACTCTGGGAGTCTACTACTAAAGGAAAAAAGAGGTAGGGGAAGACCCAGGGTGACCTACCTAGACAATTTACGTAGTGACACAAGTCTGCATGATACCAAAGAGCTACAAAGGGCCATGGAGGACCAAGTGCATTGGAGGAAGTTCTCTGGAttggttcgagcgggagctcgaactaagtaagtaagtatttACCTGCTTTAGAGAAGTCTTTTGGATTGAATAACCTTATGCTAAACGATATGAaggagaaaggaaggaaggaaggaaggaaggaaggaaggaaggaaggaaggaaggaaggaaggaaggatagACCAAAAGGTACTACCCCGCAGTCCTAATGGatatatttcatcatcataTGCATAAGCaacaaacaagacaaaagtCTGCGAGTTTAATTCGATTTTTGCTGAATGAAACATGGACATACCTATTAACGTGCAAGCAGGCATAAACATattatctgggtaatcaggcaaACATTATCACCTTTGAACCGCTTTACCTTCACCTCTGACCCCACGACACGACGAAAGAACAAAGCTGCCCGAGTCCCGGCGGTTTACGTGAAGAGAAAACCCGCCATAGAAGCAGGTaagacatacaaacatgcatCCAAGTATTCTGATAACGTGCGAAAGAGTTTAACGTCATGTTGGTGGGAAAAGGATCACCGTAACGCTTTTGATTTATAGACATTTTCCAAATGTAACTATGGTGAaattgaagggggaggggggcgaaccAAAATGCGTGCGACCTAACGTAAGAGGTTTGTTTTCGGCTCTTTCCTAACGGGTTTACCGTCTCCCGGTGTACCGTTTCAGTCCTGTTTTATTTGATATGGTGGAAAATCAAGAACTTTTAGACTTGAGACACATGTAAATTTGCTATTTCCCTGTATACCATACTATTATAAAGTATTAGGTAACTTCTCACACGTACAAGCAGTAGATGCCAACGacgtttttatttttaattgcATGACTGACTTTGGAAAGAGGAGTTTTGTGGGAGGCATGTTGGATTGTTTCACAAGCAATATATTCATGCTGTTCCAGGTTGCGGCGTCCCTCCCCTGCGTCCAAAGAGAAGCTAGCCTCTGATTTGGCACCGTTGTCATACGCAGGTATGTGGTTTCATACATGGTTCTGATTCGAAatgaaatttcattaaaaaaaacatatcatttatcGTGACAAAATCTCCCATAACATGCCCCCACATCTAATTGTCTTTTTTAGATGATTGAACGGAAAACCATGCAGGTAGAAGATTTGAAAAGCTGCAGTTTCCAGGTAAATGTTTCACGCTTCTAGCAATGAAGTTTTGATTCAATAATCTATCCCCCCACAGAgcagaaatggaagattccagctgtaaacatcctgggaaggagatggaccatCCTGGACAATCTGAAAACGAGAGTGTCCGCACAGAACatcagcaggaaacgtgtgatgtgaactttccccaacctgacaacacatcaacctcacaggtacaggagagcaaaGGTGATATGGGAAGGCATGTGGTTAAAAACACTAGTGAGAAAcgctacatgtgtggggagtgtgggtacatgaCAGCTAAAAAGTGCCACTTATCCCagcacatgagaacccacacaggagaaaaacctttcaagtgtgaccagtgtgactattctgcggcACAGAAAGTCCATTTGGACTcccatctagcaaaacacactggagagaaaccctacatgtgtggggagtgtgggtacagaggaGCTAAAAAGTCACACTTGTTGGTACATATGAGAGGTCATACTGGAGTAAGACCttaccagtgtgactattctgctgcacagaaatccaccttGGACCAACATATAATgagacacactggtgagaaaccctacatgtgtggggagtgtggctacagaacaacaacaaagtctaacttatcccggcatatgagaacccataccggtgaaaaacccttcaagtgtgaccagtgcgactattctgctgcacataaatccGCCTTGGACCACCATTTAAGAAAACACagtggagagaaaccctacatgtgtggggagtgtgggtacaggacggcttaCAAGTCTGCATTATCCGTACATGTAAAAATCCATACAaaagagaaaccctacaagtgtgaccagtgcgactattctgcggCACGGAAACCCCACCTGGATCACCATAtggcagcaaaacacactggtgagaaaccctacatgtgtggggagtgtggatacaggacagctctTAAGTATACAttatctgtacatgtaagaacccacacaggagaaaaaccctacaaatgtgaccagtgtgactattctgctacacggaaatcgaatttaGACCAACATTTAGCAaaacacacgggtgagaaaccctacatgtgtggggaatgtgggtacaggacaactcaaaagtctcacctatcccaacatatgagaatccatacaggggaaaaacccttcaagtgtgaccattgtgactattctacagcaGTGAAATCCCTCCTAGTCAGTCACTTATTAAGAAAACACGCTGGTGAGGAACATGTGTAATGTACAACACACAACCTTGTCCCTTTGACGCTTTAAAATTTGTATGGTAGAAGTAACTGTTAAGTCTGTACCCGGGCCCTATAAGTTATAACTGCTTTTATGATTAGCTGCCATAAACTCCATATTGAAACAGGAAGACATACTCGCacccctctggaacaaagactgtgcaaacattgtaatttagatagaatagaggacgaacgccattttgtagtagagtgtagattgtatacTGTAGAGAGAAATTAACTGTATcaggttatacaaaaccaatttccttatttcatacacctaagttctgtagaaaaatccATATTCATAATGCacctagacaaaccatcgatcatagaACATATCTGCtattttatctccactataacagaaatgCGAGgagaatttatccagcaatagtctcatttggtatctgtgaactgtatcttttcaacatgtcttgttgtgatcTGTacagcccggtgtggcaaaaatgtgcaataaaggtcttcattcattcattcaggaaAGAAATTACAATCAGATTGTGCCCAAAAGGCTGATTTTACCAGTGTCAAAGTTGTACGTTATGTACCTAGTACATGAAGTAGTACCGTATTAGTACCTAGGCATAGGTGTACTCTTGTAATTTGTATAGAAATATAATCTTTATTTCTCTTCAATTTGTGAGCATCCGTCATTCAGTCTGGTTGGCTGACGAGGATCGTGGCAAATGTGCTATGGAGAGTAGCTTCTACTACACAATTTTGGTTCTTAAAGATAGTTTAAGCACCTTAGCATAGATATACTCTTTTATTTGTGTTCACGTGACGGATCTTTTGTTTTCGACATGCGCTGTAGAAATGCTGGTGACCATACGATTATATCAATTGTTTTAGGCATCCACATTTCTCCTTGTTTAATCTGATTAATTTCAAACCTTTTGAATGATGAAATATTGTGTATAGTATACAGGTAATGTACCTTGTATTCTGCACTATTGTATTATCAGTACTAGTGATTCTAAACCATAGCAACACGTATTACTAATATACCAACATGTTTTAGAACGTAAGGGTCACTTTGCTAGTGTAACAAAGCGAATAAGTATTATACTAACATGCTTTACGACTTAATCGTTACTTTGccaaagattttcaaaataaaatgaatgtaCACAAACCTGTTTGGTGTTGGTTTCTATCATCTGATGATTCTATGTAGGGGAGGCAGCACCGTTTGCACTTGAATGCCTGTCGCAAGGAATCTCCCAACTAAATCATTTTTTTAACTAACTAAAACTGAAACACTAGGCTCTAAACCACGTGCGTA
This is a stretch of genomic DNA from Branchiostoma floridae strain S238N-H82 unplaced genomic scaffold, Bfl_VNyyK Sc7u5tJ_1439, whole genome shotgun sequence. It encodes these proteins:
- the LOC118407626 gene encoding zinc finger protein OZF-like, with the protein product MDNPGHHGKESDSRETQTTDMGLQQETCDVNFPQPDNTSTSQVQESKGDMGRHVVKNTSEKRYMCGECGYMTAKKCHLSQHMRTHTGEKPFKCDQCDYSAAQKVHLDSHLAKHTGEKPYMCGECGYRGAKKSHLLVHMRGHTGVRPYQCDYSAAQKSTLDQHIMRHTGEKPYMCGECGYRTTTKSNLSRHMRTHTGEKPFKCDQCDYSAAHKSALDHHLRKHSGEKPYMCGECGYRTAYKSALSVHVKIHTKEKPYKCDQCDYSAARKPHLDHHMAAKHTGEKPYMCGECGYRTALKYTLSVHVRTHTGEKPYKCDQCDYSATRKSNLDQHLAKHTGEKPYMCGECGYRTTQKSHLSQHMRIHTGEKPFKCDHCDYSTAVKSLLVSHLLRKHAGEEHV